In Neorhizobium galegae, the following proteins share a genomic window:
- a CDS encoding ABC transporter permease has protein sequence MTSTTDTRISIAPRHRLPAASSWTLTIAVAVALLALLPLGFVLWAAVVTGWEMASQLIFRSRVGDLLANTVLLVVFTIPICAVLGVALAWLTERSDLPGARFWSWLCVTPLAVPAFVHSYAWIGMWPGFNGLPAGVAISVVAYFPFLYLPLSAAFRLLDPALEDQAASLGLAPFAVFRRVVLPQLRLALCGGALLIGLHLLAEYGLFAMIRFDTFTTAILDQFQSTYNGVAAYMLALVLVLCCFVLLGLEASLRGRSRYARLGSGVARRPKIARLGRWKYVALLLPAATAAFALGVPVLTLGRWLIAGGAGVWRIDEVGLALWQTLVICLVGGIATTAAAVPIAWLSVRRPTRASRFLEGCYYLASSMPGVVVALALVTITVRAMLPLYQSVATIVLAYVVMFLPRALVSLRASIAQVPVEIEQAAASLGRSPGNALLATTIRLAAPGAAAGVALSSLGIMNELTATQMLAPNGTRTLAMAFWALTGEIDYAGAAPYAVLMVAFSLPLTFLLHHQSKKIAGR, from the coding sequence ATGACTTCCACCACAGATACCAGGATCTCCATCGCGCCGCGACACCGCCTGCCGGCGGCGTCGTCCTGGACGCTGACGATTGCGGTCGCGGTGGCCTTGCTGGCGCTCCTGCCGCTCGGCTTTGTGTTATGGGCAGCGGTCGTGACAGGTTGGGAGATGGCCTCGCAGCTGATCTTCCGCTCGCGGGTCGGCGATCTGCTGGCCAATACGGTCCTGCTCGTCGTCTTTACCATCCCCATCTGCGCCGTGCTCGGCGTCGCGCTCGCCTGGCTGACGGAACGCAGCGACCTGCCGGGCGCGCGGTTCTGGTCCTGGCTCTGCGTCACGCCGCTTGCCGTGCCCGCCTTCGTGCACTCCTATGCCTGGATCGGGATGTGGCCCGGTTTCAACGGCCTTCCCGCCGGCGTGGCGATCTCGGTCGTCGCCTATTTTCCGTTTCTCTACCTTCCGCTTTCGGCCGCCTTCCGGCTGCTCGACCCGGCGCTGGAAGATCAGGCGGCCTCGCTGGGACTGGCACCGTTTGCCGTCTTCCGGCGCGTCGTGCTGCCGCAGCTTAGGCTTGCCCTCTGCGGCGGCGCGCTGCTGATCGGCCTGCATCTGCTGGCCGAATACGGTCTGTTTGCGATGATCCGCTTCGACACGTTCACCACCGCCATCCTCGACCAGTTCCAGTCGACCTATAACGGTGTCGCCGCCTATATGCTGGCCCTGGTACTGGTGCTCTGCTGTTTCGTGCTGCTCGGCCTCGAAGCGAGCCTGCGCGGCCGCAGCCGCTATGCGCGGCTTGGATCCGGGGTCGCCCGCCGGCCGAAGATCGCCCGGCTCGGCCGATGGAAATACGTCGCTCTCCTTCTGCCGGCTGCGACCGCTGCCTTTGCGCTCGGCGTTCCGGTGCTGACGCTCGGTCGCTGGCTGATCGCCGGTGGGGCCGGTGTCTGGCGGATCGACGAGGTGGGGCTGGCGCTGTGGCAGACGCTGGTCATCTGCCTGGTCGGCGGGATCGCGACGACCGCCGCCGCCGTGCCGATCGCCTGGCTCTCCGTGCGCCGGCCGACCCGCGCCAGCCGGTTCCTCGAAGGCTGCTATTACCTCGCTAGCTCGATGCCGGGCGTCGTCGTGGCGCTGGCGCTCGTCACCATCACCGTGCGGGCCATGCTGCCGCTCTACCAGAGCGTTGCCACCATCGTGCTCGCCTATGTGGTGATGTTTCTGCCGCGGGCGCTGGTGAGCCTGCGGGCCAGCATTGCGCAGGTGCCGGTCGAGATCGAACAGGCTGCCGCGAGCCTCGGGCGGTCGCCGGGCAACGCGCTGCTCGCGACGACGATCCGGCTTGCGGCGCCGGGGGCAGCGGCCGGCGTCGCGCTCTCTTCGCTCGGCATCATGAACGAGCTCACCGCCACCCAGATGCTGGCGCCGAACGGCACCCGCACGCTCGCCATGGCCTTCTGGGCGCTGACCGGCGAGATAGACTATGCCGGTGCGGCTCCCTATGCGGTGCTGATGGTTGCCTTCTCGCTGCCGCTCACCTTTCTTCTCCACCATCAATCGAAAAAGATCGCTGGGCGATGA